In Paenarthrobacter sp. GOM3, a single window of DNA contains:
- a CDS encoding TetR/AcrR family transcriptional regulator: protein MAARSEQTRQLVADVALKMFREIGFEKTTMRAIAQEAGVSVGNAYYYFASKDELVQELYVQVQNEHAVVAAQALEGVQDLAGRLKAVLHTGVDVMAPYHQFGSDFIATAIRPTSPVNPFGEASTAAREASLAIFRSAVEGSSPAVAKKLRGELPELLWLAYMGVALFWVYDRSEGQRRTRKLIDGAAPLVARGLSLAKIPGVSKVFDDVLGLVRSVKEDS from the coding sequence GTGGCAGCAAGGAGCGAACAGACCCGGCAACTCGTGGCAGACGTCGCACTGAAGATGTTCCGCGAAATCGGCTTCGAAAAGACCACCATGCGCGCCATAGCGCAGGAAGCCGGTGTCTCCGTAGGGAACGCCTACTACTACTTTGCTTCCAAGGATGAGCTGGTCCAGGAGCTGTACGTCCAGGTCCAGAATGAGCATGCAGTCGTCGCGGCACAGGCCCTGGAAGGCGTTCAGGATCTCGCCGGGCGCCTGAAAGCAGTGCTGCACACCGGCGTCGACGTCATGGCGCCGTACCACCAGTTCGGTTCCGACTTCATCGCGACGGCGATCCGGCCGACGTCGCCCGTCAACCCATTCGGCGAGGCATCCACCGCCGCCCGCGAGGCTTCGCTCGCAATCTTCCGTTCCGCCGTCGAGGGCTCCTCTCCCGCCGTCGCGAAGAAGCTGCGCGGGGAGCTGCCCGAACTGCTGTGGCTGGCGTACATGGGCGTCGCACTGTTCTGGGTCTACGACCGCTCGGAGGGACAGCGACGCACCCGCAAGCTCATCGACGGTGCCGCCCCTCTTGTGGCTCGCGGTCTGTCTCTGGCAAAGATTCCCGGAGTCAGCAAGGTCTTCGACGACGTTTTGGGACTCGTACGCAGCGTCAAGGAAGATTCGTGA
- a CDS encoding queuosine precursor transporter yields MSSPSGSSTLSKPAPRFASIGSPYFGIMLAVMAVVLILSNIGASKGVELGPIITDGGFFLFPLAYILGDVMSEVYGFKVARKAIVTSFALSVFASLCYWVIIILPGFNDDYGTAKQAAIEGALGPVPQIVLASLLAFLAGQTINSWILVKMKARTGERSLWARLMGSSVVGEFVDTLIFCSIAASVIGISDAGSFVNYVLVGFVYKTAVEFLFVPITVLVVGWIKKREPSYGAVAA; encoded by the coding sequence ATGTCTTCGCCCTCCGGCTCCAGCACGCTGAGCAAGCCTGCACCCCGCTTCGCCTCGATCGGTTCCCCGTACTTCGGCATCATGTTGGCCGTCATGGCCGTGGTGCTGATCCTGTCCAACATCGGCGCTTCCAAGGGTGTGGAGCTCGGGCCGATCATCACCGATGGAGGGTTCTTCCTCTTCCCGTTGGCCTACATCCTGGGCGACGTCATGAGCGAGGTCTACGGCTTCAAAGTGGCCCGCAAAGCCATCGTCACCTCGTTCGCCCTGAGTGTGTTCGCCTCTCTTTGCTACTGGGTGATCATCATCCTGCCCGGTTTCAATGATGACTACGGAACCGCCAAGCAGGCAGCCATCGAGGGCGCACTGGGACCCGTGCCGCAGATCGTCCTTGCCTCGCTGCTCGCCTTCCTGGCAGGACAGACCATCAACTCCTGGATCCTGGTGAAGATGAAAGCCCGCACAGGCGAAAGGAGCCTGTGGGCACGCCTCATGGGTTCTTCCGTGGTGGGCGAATTCGTCGACACCCTGATCTTCTGCAGCATCGCGGCATCCGTCATCGGGATCTCGGACGCTGGCTCGTTCGTCAACTACGTCCTGGTGGGCTTCGTCTACAAGACCGCCGTCGAGTTCCTGTTCGTTCCGATCACGGTGCTGGTTGTTGGCTGGATCAAGAAGCGCGAGCCCAGCTACGGAGCAGTCGCAGCCTAG
- a CDS encoding TIGR01777 family oxidoreductase, giving the protein MMPRTVVIAGASGFIGSYFTRRFLEEGWQVRTVGRDVSADAQWHDDGGIAKALDGAELLVNLAGRSVNCRYDERHRREIMDSRVLTTRALGRAVAACAEPPRTWINSSTGTIYRHADDHPQSEASGELGTGFSVDVARAWEDELAAAVAPDTRKVALRIAIVLGAGGVMSPLRNLARLGLGGHMGPGTQKFSWIHVEDLFRTVLFVHERAELTGPVNAATPYPVDNRELMSMVRQSMGVPFGIPTPAWLLEAGAVLIRTQTELVLKSRWVEPRKLLDAGFAFEHPTLAGALNDIAKQAPKPSLT; this is encoded by the coding sequence GTGATGCCGCGGACTGTGGTGATCGCCGGTGCCAGCGGGTTCATTGGCAGCTACTTCACGCGGCGGTTCCTCGAAGAAGGCTGGCAGGTCCGGACAGTCGGGCGGGATGTCTCAGCTGACGCCCAATGGCACGACGACGGCGGCATCGCCAAGGCGCTGGACGGCGCCGAACTGCTGGTGAATCTCGCCGGACGATCCGTGAATTGCCGTTACGACGAGCGGCACCGGCGCGAGATCATGGATTCCCGGGTTTTGACGACACGTGCGTTGGGCCGGGCGGTTGCTGCGTGTGCCGAACCTCCCCGAACCTGGATCAACTCGAGCACCGGGACCATCTACCGGCACGCGGACGACCACCCACAATCGGAGGCCTCCGGCGAGTTGGGCACTGGGTTCTCCGTCGACGTGGCCCGCGCATGGGAAGACGAGTTGGCGGCTGCCGTTGCGCCGGACACTCGGAAGGTGGCCCTGCGGATTGCGATCGTGCTGGGAGCCGGTGGTGTCATGAGTCCCCTCCGGAACCTTGCCCGGCTTGGCCTGGGTGGGCACATGGGTCCGGGTACGCAGAAATTCAGCTGGATCCATGTGGAGGACTTGTTTAGGACGGTGCTGTTCGTCCACGAGCGCGCTGAGCTGACGGGTCCTGTGAACGCGGCAACCCCGTACCCGGTGGACAACCGGGAGCTAATGTCGATGGTTCGGCAGAGCATGGGGGTCCCTTTTGGCATTCCTACGCCGGCCTGGCTCCTGGAAGCCGGAGCCGTTCTGATCCGGACACAGACCGAGTTGGTGCTCAAGAGCCGCTGGGTTGAGCCCCGGAAACTCCTCGACGCGGGGTTCGCCTTCGAGCACCCAACCTTGGCCGGTGCCCTCAACGACATCGCCAAGCAAGCCCCCAAACCCTCCCTCACATAA